A stretch of DNA from Myxocyprinus asiaticus isolate MX2 ecotype Aquarium Trade chromosome 32, UBuf_Myxa_2, whole genome shotgun sequence:
CATTCTGGGCAGAAACACGTCCACGTCCAGTCCCGTGGTACCGACACCGACTCTACCATCTCACAACTCGTGTTTCACCAGTTTGATACCCTCATACCGGACCCCGATCTACGAGCCCACGCCGATCCACCCGGTTCTGTCCCCGCACGCCCTCACGGCCACATACGCGTCCGTATACCCGTTCCAGCGCTCCATGGGAGACTTTACCCACGCACTGATCCGACACGACCCACTGGGTGAGAGCATAATCTAAAATCTCATTTTCATATAACAGTTCTCATGCTAAAACATTTCTTTTCTGAAAACATCAGGTGGTACAAACTTTAGGATTAACCAACTAGGTGCgggggcggactggccatggggagcaccgggacttttcccggtgggaaAAAAAAGGGGCCGGAATGGGCCGCAAAACGGCACTgcaatatgccgaagggggccgcaACATATATGaccgctatatatatatatatatatatatatatatatatgaggtctGTTTACCAAAAGGTCATGTGGTTAATAATATCAACCAGACTGACCTGAAGAGGAAGCATGTCTTTATTTCGAAACTGTAGTTTAAAGCACATTATAAATGCATGAGACTAGTACTTAAAAGGAGCGCAGTGGAATAATTCATTGAGAAGCGGTTGATATTTGGGCATGTGTTTAAAATACCCCTGTGTGGTTAAAAATGCCCTCTTGAGATGCTGTGTTAACACCAGTGCTGGTCTGTGCTCAGCAAGCCCTGGCCCTTTCCGTTCATGCCGGAAATCTTGAGCTCTCGATAGGAGTCAATGTGCTTTCAGAAGCTGTGAGATGTTTTCCTGGAGCAGGACTCGTGCACACTGCTGATTATTTTATCCACATCCTCAATACACACATATTCAGGAAACACTCGACTTCTGATAGCCGAACAGATTGTTCGTTTCCTTTCATTGGGCTGAACCTTTTTAACAGCTACCAAAAACACCTCACGGGACATgaagtgcaaataaataaatagcttacATTTATATATGACAAAACAATTTTATATATCAGCAAATGGCATATATAAATTTGTTCATTAGAGTTCATCATATAGATACTGTAATTAACAACGTTAATATTTCGTGTTACATCtaacaaataacatatttaaggaatattctgagttcagtacaagtttatCTGAATGGACAGCATTTATGCATAACgttgattaacacacacacacaaaaaataataataataaaaaaaaactttcgccttgtccctccttttctgtacaaaagcacaaatgtgtgttccagtgagacatttacaatggaagtcaatggggtcaataatctgtaaacgttaaaatactcactgttatcaaaagtatagacacaagacataaacaatatgtgtgttaatatgatttatttagtgtgataaaatcacttactaaccacatctgtggaaagttagagacaattttacaacttcgttgccatgacgacataatgctggtaaaccctaatcaaataatacatgagttttaacagaagaattcatttaaagtgcttttaaaaattataagcttcacatttctgcttttaaaccctccaaaaattggctacaTTCACATCCTTTGTGGGTGCCTCTCTGTTACCTTGATTTTACAGGAGGgacgagtaaaaaaaaataaaataaataaataaataataattctttttttctttttttttttttttgtggtaatcaacattatcccataaatgctgtccattgacTTTAACTTGTAGgctattaaacccggaatattcctttaatatatataattaatagatATTTTTATATAGCCTATAATACCATAGTCTACATCAGGGGCGGGGCCAGGATGAGGTTCGGGCTCCTGTCTCCCCCTGGTCTACATATAGTTGATCTTTTTCTGTTATGGTATTATGAATTGTATAGGCCACAGAAatgatttttaatatatatatatatatatccccagCGTTGTTAATTGCATGTTTTAGAGGGGATAAATCGCAGTTTCCAATGTATTTTGTGAGTGGATTGGACGGATGTTCACCCCATTCACCAGATTAACCAACAGGAAACACATTGACGGAAATTTTGCCATAGTCCTCCTGCTCATAAAGTAAAACTTTCAACGGATGTGAACGCTGACAGACAGTCCCAAAGTGATTCCGTCCGCACATACAAATCAAACACACTTTTAACAGCAATCTGCACTGTCAACATGTTTCAGCTAATGCAAATAAAGTGTGCGTCATGTGGTGACATCTACAGATTTTATTCATGTCAAAATATCTTTTAATGAGacaaatcaacctgactacatacCAACAACAAAACAGCACATTTCACTTCCATGTGATAAAACGAAACATTTAAATGTCAATTCTTGCACacgtttgcatcttttttcttcaGGTAAACCTCTCTTGTGGACTCCGTTCATTCAGCGTCCTCTTCATAAGAGAAAAGGGGGACAGGTTCGGTTCTCTAATGATCAGACCATCGAGCTGGAGAAGAAGTTTGAGACGCAGAAGTATTTGTCTCctccagagagaaagagactcgCCAAAATGCTGCAGCTCAGCGAGAGACAGGCGAGTAACGTCACCAGACAGAaggattatttatgtatttattggttATAGATGATTAGTCATAATGATTTGTTTTCTTGAGGTTTTTTATCTGACTCATGTAAATTTGTCCGCAGGTGAAAACGTGGTTCCAGAACCGTCGGGCGAAATGGAGGCGACTGAAACAGGTGAGAAAATCAGATATTCTTAATTAAGTTGACGAAAACACCCCAAAGTGAACAGCTTTATAGAAAGTCACACATTAAGGTCTtttaagacattaagactttctgaaacgatgtgtattgtaaaacagatctaaaccaataGAAATGacttttatcattttaataattatccTATCTTATGCGTCATCATTAATTatccaaaataataattaattctgatttctAGTTCATGATTACTTAAAGCGCTGTAGACCTTATAGcacatataaaacaaacaaaacacggattagtgaacataaaaaatattatttaggcTAAATTTTATATAGTAActaattttatacatattttacacagattataatGTTTTTCTACACTTAAAGTAAATAGCTACTTCTGTCCTAATTGTTATCATTAATGATATAATAGTAAATTAAAATAACagctcatgcaaaaaaaaaaaaaaaaaaaatacacaacaggGCCTttgaactgaaataaaataaaatatattttataagaaaaaaatattttatatttcagaTTAATCTGCTTTTAAAGAAGCCTACCTGTAATCTTAAAAACATATATTGTAGTAATTGTCCTAATTATTATTCTTAAATAATAACCCTAAATAATTTCTGGAAAATAAGGTTAAATTTACATCAGTATAACgaacgaaaaacaaaaaacatttaatatatatatatatatatatatatatatatatatatatatatagttggctAAAACATTGACAACTGAAAgcagaaaataataaatattatataggctacattttatatagtaatttattttatacatatttttacaaAGACTATAGTGTTTTTCTACTcttaaataaatactttattatttcagtaataataataatcctgtaTAAGTGCTATCATTAATGATATAAtagtaaattaattttatttaagatttatcTGCTTTTAAAGAAGGTTACCTgtcatttaaaaattatatactaATTATTATTCCTAAATATAACCCTAAAGAACgtctttaaaaatggaaaatttaattgacatttaatgaacaaaaaacaaaactctaaaataaaataaataaaataatatatatacacatacacacacacacagttggctAAAAAAGTTGAATTGAACATTTGAATTGAAAGCAGCACTGAcactttccgtctgtgtgtaaaCAGGAGAATCCTCCGAGCGGTCAGAGAGATATCGAGGACGGAGGCGAGCAGAGAAACTCGGACAGATCGAGTCCTGATGTGATGCGCAAACGCGGCGAGCTGGAGTCAGACATGTCCGATGATTCTGACCAGGAACTGGACATTGAAGAAGACACTTAACAAACGATTATGTACTCATCATCAGCattgtaaatactgtaaaatattgtacatttgtctactgtaatagaaaataaattaatggatGTGTAGATCTCGGTTTAGCTGTGAAATGTAGCAGATTTCCGTGTGGTGGagtgtaaatattattatttttttcaataaacaatattttggggATAACAAAACTATCAGATTGCATTACACGCACCACATTTTTGCCTTGTAGACTTCATTATatcattataatacattaataaatcaaCTGTCCACATTAAAAGTACTCAAAAATATTCCTGGCAAAATTaagatttcatttttaaatttcaaATTGTTAGATTTAAATATGCCTAACTTTGCTAAGTATAAAATTAGTTTAATTAACGCCAAATAGCCTAGTTGTTTAAAACTTGAAttaaaattcaattttaaaaGCTTACTCATTATTTTGAATTAAACACTGCATATTTATTCTGAATTTATAATATGTAAGccatttaaaaatatctcaaaatttgtcacaatgtaaaaaagcccaaatcttaaatattttttttgagtgcTTGAATTGTAAGAAGAGAAAATGTCAAGTGTTTAAACAAAACAGTGTTTTATATCATTTAAATATAGCCTATTTAGAGATGAAAGAataacaaatattgaaatggtttcaaAGTGCATTATTTGACCTATTAATTCAGCAAATGTGTCTCCAGATTGGGACAATAGGGACATGAAAAATGATCATTTGTTAGTGACTAATGTTATTAGGTTAGTCTTTTATCTTCTATTCATTGTAAAGAATCCTTCTGATAGAGTCATCATGTAGCAGATTATCTGTTAGTCATTAAAATCAATTAAACTGTATCACTTCCTCAATGAAACAATCATCCTTTAACAGCACTTTGAGATCTGGGTTTGGTCTGATTTCTGTAGCACACTGTAAGCCACAGATTCACAGCAC
This window harbors:
- the hhex gene encoding hematopoietically-expressed homeobox protein hhex, with the translated sequence MQFQHSLYAPTPVQPVHPTPFYIEDILGRNTSTSSPVVPTPTLPSHNSCFTSLIPSYRTPIYEPTPIHPVLSPHALTATYASVYPFQRSMGDFTHALIRHDPLGKPLLWTPFIQRPLHKRKGGQVRFSNDQTIELEKKFETQKYLSPPERKRLAKMLQLSERQVKTWFQNRRAKWRRLKQENPPSGQRDIEDGGEQRNSDRSSPDVMRKRGELESDMSDDSDQELDIEEDT